In Vitis vinifera cultivar Pinot Noir 40024 chromosome 11, ASM3070453v1, a genomic segment contains:
- the LOC100258593 gene encoding cysteine-rich receptor-like protein kinase 21 isoform X3, translating into MAARIVSFLLFFLAFGLPYSHGETWIKAGYWYAGSESPIPDIKSGLFTHLLCAFADINPTTYQLSISSSEEHYFSTFTDIVKRRNPSVVTLLSIWGGQGPTGLSILGERVNSSMVSLMVRQPSYRKSFIESAMKTARLYGFHGLDLFWLWPNTESDMKNMGALLDELRAAVKLESRNSGKAPLILTMAVHYVPTLYSVSYHIEAIQRNLDWAHIPAYDYYLPSRVNFTHAHAALYDPLSNVSTDFGIREWISKGFPASKLVLGLPYHGYAWTLVNPNHNGIGAPTSGIAMTADGSMSYKYIKWFLRSYGATSMYNATYVVNYVTIGTTWIGFDDVQAIRAKISYAKEKKLLGYNVFQVSNDDNWALSQAAQDDDKVHHKKQELLIKILVPIAVLILVAGSIMCCYSRSRVLKAIGTRNLGKISLHEVGSKSSGVENFNSNAPNLRVFSFAEIKEATNNFSFENKLGEGGFGPVYKKGEEMAVKRLSKTSNQGAEEFKNEVTLTAKLQHVNLVRLQGFCTEGEEKMLIYEYMPNKSLDFYLFDPTRRYFLDWTKRIAIIEGITQGLLYLQEYSNFTIIHRDLKASNILLDSEMKPKISDFGIARAFQKDEHEASTGRIVGTYGYVPPEYVRRGIYSMKYDVYSFGVLLLQIISSRRNSCTYGLSQNLNLLEYAYELWKEGEGMRFMDPSLDDSSSSCKLMACMQVALLCIQENPDHRPTMLEVSSMLKSETAAMPAPLRPAFSIKSNEDKLSVNDATTSSQQNILSVNDATISDLVPR; encoded by the exons ATGGCAGCCAGAATTGTCAgcttccttcttttctttcttgctttcGGATTGCCCTATTCACATGGAGAAACTTGGATTAAAGCTGGTTACTGGTATGCCGGTAGTGAATCTCCAATTCCTGATATCAAATCTGGGTTGTTCACTCATCTTCTTTGTGCTTTTGCTGATATTAACCCTACCACCTACCAGCTTTCTATATCTTCTTCTGAAGAACACTACTTCTCTACCTTTACCGACATAGTCAAGCGTAGGAACCCTTCTGTTGTAACACTTCTGTCCATCTGGGGAGGACAAGGGCCCACGGGTTTGTCCATCTTGGGTGAAAGGGTGAACTCTTCCATGGTGTCTTTGATGGTTAGGCAGCCCTCTTACAGAAAATCTTTCATTGAATCCGCCATGAAAACAGCTAGACTTTACGGGTTTCATGGCCTGGACCTGTTTTGGCTTTGGCCTAACACCGAGTCTGATATGAAGAATATGGGAGCCCTCCTGGATGAGCTGCGAGCAGCTGTGAAATTGGAGTCTAGAAATTCTGGTAAGGCACCACTGATATTGACTATGGCTGTTCATTATGTGCCAACTCTCTACTCAGTGAGCTACCACATTGAGGCAATACAGAGGAACTTGGATTGGGCACATATTCCAGCATATGACTATTATTTGCCTTCAAGGGTGAACTTTACACACGCCCATGCTGCTTTGTATGATCCATTGAGCAATGTTAGCACTGATTTTGGTATTAGGGAATGGATCAGTAAAGGGTTCCCTGCTAGTAAGCTGGTTTTGGGGTTGCCTTACCATGGATATGCATGGACACTTGTGAACCCTAACCACAATGGCATTGGCGCACCCACTTCAGGTATAGCCATGACAGCAGATGGATCCATGAGCTATAAATACATCAAGTGGTTCCTTCGAAGTTATGGGGCTACTTCAATGTACAATGCTACTTATGTAGTGAATTACGTCACTATTGGAACAACTTGGATTGGTTTTGATGATGTGCAGGCTATCAGAGCTAAAATTTCTTATGCCAAGGAGAAGAAGCTACTTGGTTACAATGTGTTCCAGGTTAGCAACGACGACAATTGGGCGCTTTCTCAGGCAG CTCAAGATGATGACAAAGTTCATCACAAGAAGCAGgaattattgataaaaattcTGGTTCCAATTGCTGTACTTATTCTTGTAGCAGGCTCCATAATGTGTTGTTACTCACGAAGCAGAGTACTCAAAGCAATAG GGACCAGGAATTTAGGCAAAATATCACTACATGAAGTAGGAAGCAAATCATCAGGTGTTGAAAATTTTAACAGTAATGCTCCTAATCTGCGAGTGTTCAGTTTTGCTGAGATCAAAGAGGCTACAAATAACTTTTCCTTTGAAAATAAGCTTGGAGAGGGTGGATTTGGGCCTGTTTACAAG AAGGGAGAGGAAATGGCAGTGAAGAGGCTTTCGAAAACTTCTAATCAGGGAGCAGAGGAGTTCAAAAATGAGGTTACACTTACAGCCAAACTGCAACATGTAAATCTAGTTAGGCTTCAGGGATTTTGCACGGAAGGAGAAGAAAAGATGTTGATCTATGAGTACATGCCCAACAAAAGCCTGGATTTCTATCTGTTTG ATCCTACTAGGCGCTATTTTTTAGATTGGACAAAGCGCATCGCCATCATTGAAGGGATTACTCAAGGACTTCTCTACCTCCAAGAATACTCCAACTTCACTATAATTCACCGGGATTTGAAAGCTAGCAACATTTTACTGGACAGCGAGATGAAGCCCAAGATTTCAGATTTTGGCATAGCTAGAGCTTTCCAAAAGGATGAACATGAGGCAAGTACAGGCCGGATTGTAGGAACGTA TGGCTACGTTCCTCCTGAATACGTTCGAAGAGGGATATACTCCATGAAATATGATGTTTATAGCTTCGGAGTTCTACTTCTGCAGATAATTAGTAGCAGGAGGAATTCATGCACATATGGCTTGAGCCAAAACCTAAACCTTCTAGAATAT GCATACGAGTTGTGGAAAGAGGGAGAAGGCATGAGGTTTATGGACCCATCACTAGATGACTCATCTTCGTCTTGTAAACTCATGGCATGCATGCAAGTAGCCCTGTTATGCATCCAAGAAAATCCGGACCATAGACCAACAATGTTGGAAGTGTCTTCAATGCTCAAAAGCGAAACTGCAGCCATGCCTGCCCCTTTAAGGCCTGCTTTTTCAATCAAAAGTAATGAAGATAAATTATCAGTCAATGATGCCACCACTTCTTCGCAGCAAAATATATTATCAGTCAATGATGCCACCATTTCTGATTTGGTACCACGGTGA
- the LOC100258593 gene encoding cysteine-rich receptor-like protein kinase 21 isoform X1: protein MAARIVSFLLFFLAFGLPYSHGETWIKAGYWYAGSESPIPDIKSGLFTHLLCAFADINPTTYQLSISSSEEHYFSTFTDIVKRRNPSVVTLLSIWGGQGPTGLSILGERVNSSMVSLMVRQPSYRKSFIESAMKTARLYGFHGLDLFWLWPNTESDMKNMGALLDELRAAVKLESRNSGKAPLILTMAVHYVPTLYSVSYHIEAIQRNLDWAHIPAYDYYLPSRVNFTHAHAALYDPLSNVSTDFGIREWISKGFPASKLVLGLPYHGYAWTLVNPNHNGIGAPTSGIAMTADGSMSYKYIKWFLRSYGATSMYNATYVVNYVTIGTTWIGFDDVQAIRAKISYAKEKKLLGYNVFQVSNDDNWALSQAAQDDDKVHHKKQELLIKILVPIAVLILVAGSIMCCYSRSRVLKAIGTRNLGKISLHEVGSKSSGVENFNSNAPNLRVFSFAEIKEATNNFSFENKLGEGGFGPVYKVLSGKSQKGEEMAVKRLSKTSNQGAEEFKNEVTLTAKLQHVNLVRLQGFCTEGEEKMLIYEYMPNKSLDFYLFDPTRRYFLDWTKRIAIIEGITQGLLYLQEYSNFTIIHRDLKASNILLDSEMKPKISDFGIARAFQKDEHEASTGRIVGTYGYVPPEYVRRGIYSMKYDVYSFGVLLLQIISSRRNSCTYGLSQNLNLLEYAYELWKEGEGMRFMDPSLDDSSSSCKLMACMQVALLCIQENPDHRPTMLEVSSMLKSETAAMPAPLRPAFSIKSNEDKLSVNDATTSSQQNILSVNDATISDLVPR from the exons ATGGCAGCCAGAATTGTCAgcttccttcttttctttcttgctttcGGATTGCCCTATTCACATGGAGAAACTTGGATTAAAGCTGGTTACTGGTATGCCGGTAGTGAATCTCCAATTCCTGATATCAAATCTGGGTTGTTCACTCATCTTCTTTGTGCTTTTGCTGATATTAACCCTACCACCTACCAGCTTTCTATATCTTCTTCTGAAGAACACTACTTCTCTACCTTTACCGACATAGTCAAGCGTAGGAACCCTTCTGTTGTAACACTTCTGTCCATCTGGGGAGGACAAGGGCCCACGGGTTTGTCCATCTTGGGTGAAAGGGTGAACTCTTCCATGGTGTCTTTGATGGTTAGGCAGCCCTCTTACAGAAAATCTTTCATTGAATCCGCCATGAAAACAGCTAGACTTTACGGGTTTCATGGCCTGGACCTGTTTTGGCTTTGGCCTAACACCGAGTCTGATATGAAGAATATGGGAGCCCTCCTGGATGAGCTGCGAGCAGCTGTGAAATTGGAGTCTAGAAATTCTGGTAAGGCACCACTGATATTGACTATGGCTGTTCATTATGTGCCAACTCTCTACTCAGTGAGCTACCACATTGAGGCAATACAGAGGAACTTGGATTGGGCACATATTCCAGCATATGACTATTATTTGCCTTCAAGGGTGAACTTTACACACGCCCATGCTGCTTTGTATGATCCATTGAGCAATGTTAGCACTGATTTTGGTATTAGGGAATGGATCAGTAAAGGGTTCCCTGCTAGTAAGCTGGTTTTGGGGTTGCCTTACCATGGATATGCATGGACACTTGTGAACCCTAACCACAATGGCATTGGCGCACCCACTTCAGGTATAGCCATGACAGCAGATGGATCCATGAGCTATAAATACATCAAGTGGTTCCTTCGAAGTTATGGGGCTACTTCAATGTACAATGCTACTTATGTAGTGAATTACGTCACTATTGGAACAACTTGGATTGGTTTTGATGATGTGCAGGCTATCAGAGCTAAAATTTCTTATGCCAAGGAGAAGAAGCTACTTGGTTACAATGTGTTCCAGGTTAGCAACGACGACAATTGGGCGCTTTCTCAGGCAG CTCAAGATGATGACAAAGTTCATCACAAGAAGCAGgaattattgataaaaattcTGGTTCCAATTGCTGTACTTATTCTTGTAGCAGGCTCCATAATGTGTTGTTACTCACGAAGCAGAGTACTCAAAGCAATAG GGACCAGGAATTTAGGCAAAATATCACTACATGAAGTAGGAAGCAAATCATCAGGTGTTGAAAATTTTAACAGTAATGCTCCTAATCTGCGAGTGTTCAGTTTTGCTGAGATCAAAGAGGCTACAAATAACTTTTCCTTTGAAAATAAGCTTGGAGAGGGTGGATTTGGGCCTGTTTACAAGGTACTATCT GGTAAATCACAGAAGGGAGAGGAAATGGCAGTGAAGAGGCTTTCGAAAACTTCTAATCAGGGAGCAGAGGAGTTCAAAAATGAGGTTACACTTACAGCCAAACTGCAACATGTAAATCTAGTTAGGCTTCAGGGATTTTGCACGGAAGGAGAAGAAAAGATGTTGATCTATGAGTACATGCCCAACAAAAGCCTGGATTTCTATCTGTTTG ATCCTACTAGGCGCTATTTTTTAGATTGGACAAAGCGCATCGCCATCATTGAAGGGATTACTCAAGGACTTCTCTACCTCCAAGAATACTCCAACTTCACTATAATTCACCGGGATTTGAAAGCTAGCAACATTTTACTGGACAGCGAGATGAAGCCCAAGATTTCAGATTTTGGCATAGCTAGAGCTTTCCAAAAGGATGAACATGAGGCAAGTACAGGCCGGATTGTAGGAACGTA TGGCTACGTTCCTCCTGAATACGTTCGAAGAGGGATATACTCCATGAAATATGATGTTTATAGCTTCGGAGTTCTACTTCTGCAGATAATTAGTAGCAGGAGGAATTCATGCACATATGGCTTGAGCCAAAACCTAAACCTTCTAGAATAT GCATACGAGTTGTGGAAAGAGGGAGAAGGCATGAGGTTTATGGACCCATCACTAGATGACTCATCTTCGTCTTGTAAACTCATGGCATGCATGCAAGTAGCCCTGTTATGCATCCAAGAAAATCCGGACCATAGACCAACAATGTTGGAAGTGTCTTCAATGCTCAAAAGCGAAACTGCAGCCATGCCTGCCCCTTTAAGGCCTGCTTTTTCAATCAAAAGTAATGAAGATAAATTATCAGTCAATGATGCCACCACTTCTTCGCAGCAAAATATATTATCAGTCAATGATGCCACCATTTCTGATTTGGTACCACGGTGA
- the LOC100258593 gene encoding cysteine-rich receptor-like protein kinase 34 isoform X2 produces MAARIVSFLLFFLAFGLPYSHGETWIKAGYWYAGSESPIPDIKSGLFTHLLCAFADINPTTYQLSISSSEEHYFSTFTDIVKRRNPSVVTLLSIWGGQGPTGLSILGERVNSSMVSLMVRQPSYRKSFIESAMKTARLYGFHGLDLFWLWPNTESDMKNMGALLDELRAAVKLESRNSGKAPLILTMAVHYVPTLYSVSYHIEAIQRNLDWAHIPAYDYYLPSRVNFTHAHAALYDPLSNVSTDFGIREWISKGFPASKLVLGLPYHGYAWTLVNPNHNGIGAPTSGIAMTADGSMSYKYIKWFLRSYGATSMYNATYVVNYVTIGTTWIGFDDVQAIRAKISYAKEKKLLGYNVFQVSNDDNWALSQAAQDDDKVHHKKQELLIKILVPIAVLILVAGSIMCCYSRSRVLKAIGTRNLGKISLHEVGSKSSGVENFNSNAPNLRVFSFAEIKEATNNFSFENKLGEGGFGPVYKGKSQKGEEMAVKRLSKTSNQGAEEFKNEVTLTAKLQHVNLVRLQGFCTEGEEKMLIYEYMPNKSLDFYLFDPTRRYFLDWTKRIAIIEGITQGLLYLQEYSNFTIIHRDLKASNILLDSEMKPKISDFGIARAFQKDEHEASTGRIVGTYGYVPPEYVRRGIYSMKYDVYSFGVLLLQIISSRRNSCTYGLSQNLNLLEYAYELWKEGEGMRFMDPSLDDSSSSCKLMACMQVALLCIQENPDHRPTMLEVSSMLKSETAAMPAPLRPAFSIKSNEDKLSVNDATTSSQQNILSVNDATISDLVPR; encoded by the exons ATGGCAGCCAGAATTGTCAgcttccttcttttctttcttgctttcGGATTGCCCTATTCACATGGAGAAACTTGGATTAAAGCTGGTTACTGGTATGCCGGTAGTGAATCTCCAATTCCTGATATCAAATCTGGGTTGTTCACTCATCTTCTTTGTGCTTTTGCTGATATTAACCCTACCACCTACCAGCTTTCTATATCTTCTTCTGAAGAACACTACTTCTCTACCTTTACCGACATAGTCAAGCGTAGGAACCCTTCTGTTGTAACACTTCTGTCCATCTGGGGAGGACAAGGGCCCACGGGTTTGTCCATCTTGGGTGAAAGGGTGAACTCTTCCATGGTGTCTTTGATGGTTAGGCAGCCCTCTTACAGAAAATCTTTCATTGAATCCGCCATGAAAACAGCTAGACTTTACGGGTTTCATGGCCTGGACCTGTTTTGGCTTTGGCCTAACACCGAGTCTGATATGAAGAATATGGGAGCCCTCCTGGATGAGCTGCGAGCAGCTGTGAAATTGGAGTCTAGAAATTCTGGTAAGGCACCACTGATATTGACTATGGCTGTTCATTATGTGCCAACTCTCTACTCAGTGAGCTACCACATTGAGGCAATACAGAGGAACTTGGATTGGGCACATATTCCAGCATATGACTATTATTTGCCTTCAAGGGTGAACTTTACACACGCCCATGCTGCTTTGTATGATCCATTGAGCAATGTTAGCACTGATTTTGGTATTAGGGAATGGATCAGTAAAGGGTTCCCTGCTAGTAAGCTGGTTTTGGGGTTGCCTTACCATGGATATGCATGGACACTTGTGAACCCTAACCACAATGGCATTGGCGCACCCACTTCAGGTATAGCCATGACAGCAGATGGATCCATGAGCTATAAATACATCAAGTGGTTCCTTCGAAGTTATGGGGCTACTTCAATGTACAATGCTACTTATGTAGTGAATTACGTCACTATTGGAACAACTTGGATTGGTTTTGATGATGTGCAGGCTATCAGAGCTAAAATTTCTTATGCCAAGGAGAAGAAGCTACTTGGTTACAATGTGTTCCAGGTTAGCAACGACGACAATTGGGCGCTTTCTCAGGCAG CTCAAGATGATGACAAAGTTCATCACAAGAAGCAGgaattattgataaaaattcTGGTTCCAATTGCTGTACTTATTCTTGTAGCAGGCTCCATAATGTGTTGTTACTCACGAAGCAGAGTACTCAAAGCAATAG GGACCAGGAATTTAGGCAAAATATCACTACATGAAGTAGGAAGCAAATCATCAGGTGTTGAAAATTTTAACAGTAATGCTCCTAATCTGCGAGTGTTCAGTTTTGCTGAGATCAAAGAGGCTACAAATAACTTTTCCTTTGAAAATAAGCTTGGAGAGGGTGGATTTGGGCCTGTTTACAAG GGTAAATCACAGAAGGGAGAGGAAATGGCAGTGAAGAGGCTTTCGAAAACTTCTAATCAGGGAGCAGAGGAGTTCAAAAATGAGGTTACACTTACAGCCAAACTGCAACATGTAAATCTAGTTAGGCTTCAGGGATTTTGCACGGAAGGAGAAGAAAAGATGTTGATCTATGAGTACATGCCCAACAAAAGCCTGGATTTCTATCTGTTTG ATCCTACTAGGCGCTATTTTTTAGATTGGACAAAGCGCATCGCCATCATTGAAGGGATTACTCAAGGACTTCTCTACCTCCAAGAATACTCCAACTTCACTATAATTCACCGGGATTTGAAAGCTAGCAACATTTTACTGGACAGCGAGATGAAGCCCAAGATTTCAGATTTTGGCATAGCTAGAGCTTTCCAAAAGGATGAACATGAGGCAAGTACAGGCCGGATTGTAGGAACGTA TGGCTACGTTCCTCCTGAATACGTTCGAAGAGGGATATACTCCATGAAATATGATGTTTATAGCTTCGGAGTTCTACTTCTGCAGATAATTAGTAGCAGGAGGAATTCATGCACATATGGCTTGAGCCAAAACCTAAACCTTCTAGAATAT GCATACGAGTTGTGGAAAGAGGGAGAAGGCATGAGGTTTATGGACCCATCACTAGATGACTCATCTTCGTCTTGTAAACTCATGGCATGCATGCAAGTAGCCCTGTTATGCATCCAAGAAAATCCGGACCATAGACCAACAATGTTGGAAGTGTCTTCAATGCTCAAAAGCGAAACTGCAGCCATGCCTGCCCCTTTAAGGCCTGCTTTTTCAATCAAAAGTAATGAAGATAAATTATCAGTCAATGATGCCACCACTTCTTCGCAGCAAAATATATTATCAGTCAATGATGCCACCATTTCTGATTTGGTACCACGGTGA
- the LOC100255594 gene encoding uncharacterized protein LOC100255594: MCPLRFILVFFSAVLAGYFAWRTVRSSQETGLSLEDSNLENVPSKDKQELNFKRMIRDGFWGFVDMASGRYLWRNLREMKNNEKMKSC; encoded by the exons ATGTGTCCTCTGAGGTTCATTTTGGTGTTCTTCTCAGCAGTTTTAGCCGGGTATTTTGCATGGAGGACGGTTCGCTCTTCTCAGGAAACTGGCTTGAGTTTGGAGGATTCCAATCTGGAAAATGTACCATCTAAGGACAAGCAAGAACTCAATTTCAAAAGG ATGATTCGAGATGGGTTTTGGGGTTTTGTGGACATGGCCAGTGGGAGGTACTTGTGGAGAAATCTGAGAGAGATGAAgaacaatgagaaaatgaaaagctGCTAG